The Enterococcus sp. 7F3_DIV0205 genome has a window encoding:
- a CDS encoding ArnT family glycosyltransferase translates to MNKFLNYIYKFFLVTAIFTMLWALLSTMLTPRIGEIFSLFRNVHSVKSIIIINILCFIFTLLLYPTVVGFLNRGSKKWEPGNKFTYIFLAVELGIYFVSLLLFLQFMGFKQPVDDAAITLKFLDQLVQGEKWGYNYMYSNPQNLMLMYIFSAVRSVLGTNYSSIIVVFSLLHVMTILLTFLALKKLKLSNLVSLASIQVLIFAIQINLHVPVAYTDILSIFFMSVTLFFFTCYLKTVDKGLNKSSYIYITLASIFCVVGFISKGTMLILVIALSLFLVLYNKGSRRLIGLMPFLFLFFGNFLWSQFINSQNLFPDNNYGQPNTHYIMMGLNNTPIPKELSGKDKYTWSVGAYSSEDQRFTWDMFLDERISKKKIQEEHIKVIKKRLHNMSFGQIVEALNNKVSVTWSSGDLKSSFEIFLGTGRNEEKMWVFKNNVSGLIIYSIMMVIQYLVYLGIILSSLKFFKNMNPFIFFNSIYITGYFVFLLMWEASPRYAMGIFIPAILAIGLLLQKSRPAKEKLE, encoded by the coding sequence ATGAATAAGTTTTTGAATTATATTTATAAGTTTTTCTTGGTGACAGCTATTTTCACAATGTTATGGGCTCTTTTATCAACAATGTTGACCCCTAGAATAGGCGAAATATTTTCGTTATTTAGAAATGTTCATTCAGTTAAGAGCATTATTATTATTAATATTCTTTGCTTCATTTTTACGTTGCTGTTATATCCTACAGTGGTAGGTTTTCTTAATAGAGGGAGTAAAAAATGGGAACCGGGGAATAAATTCACTTATATTTTTCTAGCAGTGGAGCTAGGGATTTATTTTGTTTCTTTATTATTGTTTCTTCAATTCATGGGTTTTAAGCAACCAGTAGATGATGCTGCAATTACACTAAAATTTTTGGATCAGTTAGTTCAGGGTGAAAAATGGGGATACAATTATATGTACTCTAATCCGCAAAATCTCATGCTTATGTACATTTTTTCGGCCGTGAGATCAGTTCTAGGAACGAACTATAGTTCAATTATTGTTGTTTTTAGTTTATTACATGTAATGACTATTTTGCTAACTTTTTTAGCGCTGAAAAAGTTAAAGCTGAGTAATTTAGTTTCTCTAGCATCTATTCAGGTTCTTATTTTTGCGATTCAAATTAATTTACATGTTCCTGTTGCCTATACAGATATACTGTCGATATTTTTTATGTCAGTAACATTGTTTTTCTTTACGTGTTACTTAAAGACGGTAGATAAAGGACTAAATAAATCTAGTTATATCTATATTACGTTAGCATCAATTTTTTGTGTAGTAGGTTTTATTAGTAAGGGAACTATGCTCATATTAGTGATTGCGTTGTCTTTATTTTTGGTATTATATAATAAAGGGAGTCGAAGATTGATCGGGTTAATGCCATTCTTATTTTTATTTTTTGGTAACTTTTTATGGAGTCAATTCATTAATTCACAAAATCTCTTTCCAGATAACAATTACGGACAACCAAATACGCATTATATTATGATGGGATTAAACAACACACCCATTCCAAAAGAACTATCAGGCAAGGATAAGTATACATGGAGTGTGGGGGCATATTCTAGTGAAGATCAGCGTTTTACTTGGGATATGTTTTTAGATGAACGAATTTCGAAGAAGAAAATTCAAGAGGAACATATCAAGGTTATCAAAAAAAGATTGCACAACATGAGTTTTGGTCAAATTGTTGAGGCGCTCAATAATAAAGTTTCAGTAACTTGGAGTTCAGGAGATTTAAAGTCTTCATTTGAGATTTTTTTAGGGACTGGTAGAAATGAAGAAAAGATGTGGGTTTTTAAAAATAATGTTAGTGGTTTGATCATCTACTCAATCATGATGGTTATTCAATATCTTGTTTACTTAGGAATTATTTTGTCCAGCTTAAAATTTTTCAAAAATATGAATCCTTTTATATTTTTCAATAGTATTTATATAACTGGCTATTTTGTATTCTTGTTAATGTGGGAAGCAAGTCCAAGGTACGCTATGGGAATTTTTATACCGGCTATTTTAGCAATTGGTTTGTTGTTACAAAAATCAAGACCAGCTAAAGAAAAACTTGAATAG
- a CDS encoding IspD/TarI family cytidylyltransferase yields the protein MITALIIAGGVGKRMGQDIPKQFIMVEDKPIIIYTLESFQKHPMIDRILVVCKKGWEDTLQAYAKEYHIDKLAWIIEGGNSGQESIRNGVEFLKEHSTDEDTVVIHDGIRPLVDEIVLSDVIVKCKEFGNAVTSLPYNEQIFVKETEETTKQYINRETLRRVSTPQAYQFDKLVWAYEKAFREGIGISESSYTNTMMVDLGETLYFAVGSDKNIKLTTQDDLQLFKGYLRMKEE from the coding sequence ATGATTACAGCACTTATTATTGCCGGCGGAGTTGGCAAGAGAATGGGACAAGATATTCCAAAACAATTCATTATGGTGGAAGATAAACCAATTATTATTTATACTTTGGAATCGTTCCAAAAACATCCAATGATCGATCGAATTTTAGTTGTCTGCAAAAAAGGCTGGGAAGATACGCTACAGGCCTATGCAAAAGAGTACCATATTGATAAATTAGCTTGGATCATTGAAGGTGGCAATAGCGGACAAGAGTCTATTAGAAATGGTGTTGAGTTTCTTAAAGAACATTCGACAGATGAAGATACAGTTGTGATCCATGACGGTATCCGCCCATTGGTAGATGAAATTGTGTTGTCCGATGTTATCGTAAAATGTAAAGAATTTGGTAATGCAGTTACTTCTTTGCCGTATAATGAACAAATTTTTGTCAAAGAAACTGAGGAAACAACAAAACAATATATTAATAGAGAAACATTGCGAAGAGTGTCTACACCACAAGCGTATCAATTCGATAAACTTGTCTGGGCTTATGAGAAAGCTTTTAGAGAAGGAATCGGCATTTCAGAGTCATCATATACAAACACTATGATGGTTGATTTGGGAGAGACGCTTTATTTTGCTGTGGGGTCTGATAAAAATATTAAATTGACAACACAAGATGATCTTCAGCTATTTAAAGGCTATCTTCGAATGAAGGAAGAATAG
- a CDS encoding LicD family protein — translation MRLLTIEEVQEVSTTILVYIDKICRENNIEYSVYYGSLIGVERHQGYIPWDDDLDIVLTRPNYDRLIKLLAEDSTYLLLSLETRKDYRYTFAKLVDKRTCVKTTQFYNSEDPELGVFVDIFPIDGFPESEEERKTFGQQCELYRSNMLATLNSSYAISKSRWKAYLKRVLLYPKYCKLLKKGDYNYWKKQFMNEVIKYSFDEASTCGYIEFIDEEWGLFPTDWFKYYEDVPFAGKKVRAIKDRKKFLTLRYGNYMELPPESERITHHPYTFYWK, via the coding sequence ATGAGATTATTAACGATTGAAGAAGTACAAGAAGTCAGTACAACTATCTTAGTTTATATTGACAAGATTTGCCGAGAAAATAATATTGAGTATTCTGTATACTATGGCAGTTTGATTGGTGTAGAACGACATCAAGGTTACATTCCTTGGGATGACGATTTAGATATTGTTTTGACTCGACCTAATTACGATCGTTTGATCAAACTCTTAGCTGAAGATTCAACATACTTATTATTAAGTCTTGAGACTAGAAAAGATTATCGCTATACATTTGCAAAATTAGTAGACAAAAGAACTTGTGTTAAAACAACTCAATTTTACAATAGTGAAGATCCAGAATTAGGTGTGTTTGTGGATATTTTTCCAATTGATGGTTTTCCGGAGAGCGAAGAAGAAAGAAAAACGTTTGGTCAACAGTGTGAATTATATCGATCTAATATGTTAGCAACACTCAATTCTTCGTATGCAATTTCAAAGTCTAGATGGAAGGCTTACCTTAAACGAGTACTGCTTTATCCAAAATATTGTAAACTACTTAAAAAAGGTGATTATAATTATTGGAAGAAACAGTTTATGAATGAAGTGATTAAGTATTCTTTTGATGAAGCCTCTACGTGTGGTTATATTGAGTTTATTGATGAAGAATGGGGGCTGTTTCCGACAGATTGGTTTAAGTATTATGAAGATGTACCTTTTGCAGGGAAAAAAGTTCGTGCCATCAAAGATCGCAAAAAATTCCTGACTCTGCGTTATGGAAATTATATGGAATTACCACCAGAATCAGAAAGAATCACCCACCATCCTTATACGTTTTATTGGAAATAA
- a CDS encoding glycosyltransferase family 2 protein, with protein MCKISIIVPVYNVERYLRKCVDSILNQTFTDIEVILVDDGSTDSSGEICDEYVLQDQRVQVIHKENGGLSDARNTGIESARGEYLGFVDSDDYIALDMYELLFNNIQKEAADLAICGIYDVYENKEPLKKTQEYMVLDKVAAMKLILEAKIVSVHAVNKLYKKNIFDQIRYPVGMITEDAAVILSILENTKKVVIDTQQKYYYYHRANSISSNRFSKKDLDTIQVWKENESYIEKHYPELAYVAHTRVCWAYFTVLDKMMNSKIADEDKQKQKEIVSFLRDNFSFVIKNIYFTRNRKISMVALRIAVPLYRKISLLEENHRKTKNE; from the coding sequence ATGTGTAAGATTAGCATTATTGTACCTGTATATAATGTGGAAAGATATTTACGTAAGTGTGTTGATTCTATTTTGAATCAAACGTTTACTGATATTGAAGTTATTTTAGTTGATGACGGTTCAACGGATAGTAGTGGCGAAATTTGCGATGAATATGTGTTGCAGGATCAAAGAGTTCAAGTGATCCATAAAGAAAATGGCGGTTTAAGTGATGCACGAAATACTGGAATAGAAAGTGCTCGAGGAGAGTATTTGGGTTTTGTTGATAGTGATGATTATATCGCTTTGGATATGTATGAGCTATTGTTTAATAATATTCAAAAAGAAGCTGCTGATTTGGCAATCTGTGGAATATATGATGTTTATGAAAATAAAGAGCCGTTAAAAAAAACTCAGGAATACATGGTTTTGGATAAAGTTGCAGCAATGAAGTTGATCCTAGAAGCAAAAATAGTTTCTGTTCATGCAGTAAACAAATTATATAAAAAGAACATTTTCGATCAAATCCGCTATCCAGTAGGAATGATCACAGAAGATGCTGCAGTGATTTTATCGATCCTTGAAAATACAAAAAAAGTTGTAATTGATACCCAGCAAAAATACTACTATTATCATAGAGCAAATAGCATTTCTAGTAATCGTTTTTCTAAAAAAGATTTAGACACTATTCAGGTATGGAAAGAAAATGAGTCCTATATTGAAAAGCATTATCCTGAACTGGCATATGTTGCACATACCCGTGTATGTTGGGCTTATTTTACTGTACTGGATAAAATGATGAACAGCAAAATAGCAGATGAAGACAAACAAAAACAAAAGGAAATTGTTAGTTTTTTACGTGATAATTTCTCTTTTGTTATAAAAAATATTTATTTTACAAGAAATAGAAAAATTTCTATGGTTGCATTGAGGATAGCAGTTCCTTTATACAGAAAAATATCCTTACTTGAAGAAAATCACAGAAAAACAAAAAATGAATAG
- a CDS encoding NAD-dependent epimerase/dehydratase family protein: MFSKNAYYQKDIEKVISAEIDWTQLQGKSILVIGASGMLGTFLIDCLMEQNIKKNYNISIFAMGRNRKKLEERYSDYIAHPNFHISVGDVTEPITVEQPIDYIIHGASNTHPLAYANDPIGTIMTSIQGTQHVLEFARKVEGSRVLFLSTVEIYGENRGDVEAFSEEYCGYIDSNTLRAGYPEGKRASEALCQAYIKKYDVDVVIPRLSRIFGPTMLTNDSKASSQFIMNAVNQEDIILKSKGNQYFSYCYVADAVYGMLYLLLNGKKGEAYNIANPAFNLTLKNLATKLSELAGTKVIFDLPDKEEALGYSKATKALLNISKIENLGWQPLYTVEDGLEHTIKIIRNERT, from the coding sequence ATGTTTTCAAAAAATGCCTATTACCAAAAGGATATAGAAAAAGTTATTTCTGCAGAAATAGATTGGACTCAGCTTCAAGGAAAATCTATTCTAGTTATTGGAGCTTCAGGAATGTTGGGGACTTTTTTGATTGATTGTTTGATGGAGCAAAATATCAAAAAAAATTATAATATTTCTATTTTTGCAATGGGTAGAAATCGTAAAAAGTTAGAGGAAAGATATTCTGATTATATAGCGCATCCTAATTTTCATATATCTGTTGGAGATGTTACAGAGCCTATTACAGTCGAGCAACCAATTGATTATATTATTCATGGGGCAAGTAATACGCATCCTTTAGCTTATGCAAACGATCCTATTGGTACCATAATGACAAGTATTCAGGGAACACAACATGTTCTTGAATTTGCTCGTAAGGTTGAGGGCAGTAGAGTTTTATTTTTATCTACGGTTGAAATTTATGGCGAAAATAGAGGCGATGTTGAAGCATTTAGTGAAGAGTATTGTGGTTATATTGACTCTAATACACTAAGAGCTGGATATCCAGAAGGCAAACGCGCTAGTGAAGCACTTTGTCAGGCTTATATTAAAAAATATGATGTTGATGTGGTCATTCCTCGATTAAGTCGTATCTTTGGTCCAACTATGTTAACAAACGATTCAAAAGCCTCTTCTCAATTTATTATGAATGCAGTGAATCAAGAAGACATAATCTTAAAGAGTAAGGGAAATCAATATTTTTCTTATTGTTATGTTGCAGATGCGGTATACGGAATGCTTTATCTATTGCTAAATGGTAAAAAAGGTGAAGCGTATAATATTGCAAATCCTGCATTTAATTTGACCCTGAAAAACCTTGCCACAAAACTTTCTGAATTAGCGGGGACAAAAGTTATTTTTGATCTTCCAGATAAAGAAGAAGCTCTCGGCTATTCTAAAGCAACCAAAGCACTTTTAAATATTTCTAAAATTGAGAATTTGGGATGGCAACCACTTTATACAGTAGAAGATGGTTTAGAGCATACGATAAAAATCATAAGAAATGAGAGAACATAG
- a CDS encoding O-antigen ligase family protein, translating to MELNKFFEKTKLPFLVAFEVMLLLRTINIYSLLPSKLDSLVFGLLSVWAALYIANKLFFSIKNKQFNYFDPLLIIFLAMIFLSIVVHYETYLVANMKLWLWQAIYLLVIYQIGKERNRKTFAILETILLVSWFILVVIAIAMFLAQYTYSAPLDKIYNGLRVGFYENRLYGLFSDPNFAATISVVSIILSVHLVLKKVAKKWTILLVINVILQWIYVVLSGSRTAYVELFVVAFVGIFFIAYKKWSPKGFFIGVLYAAFSSVIFVVGIYLFTILIEKGMLYALDLLRSMKSHNVPDVTLDRPDVENKSDISNNRFGLWKSSFEIFKSSMWFGTSPRNLVTYAQNVLPNTLIAIKQQTSHNFFFYLLATTGLAGTIPLTMFLINKIFNTVKALFTPKVNIFDNYLLRDTLIALTILVSAFFLTELILVNKIGTFLFWFYLGSVSSAINKKSEI from the coding sequence ATGGAGTTAAATAAATTTTTTGAAAAAACAAAACTCCCTTTTTTGGTAGCTTTTGAGGTCATGTTATTATTGAGGACAATAAATATTTATAGTTTACTGCCTAGTAAGCTAGATAGTTTAGTGTTTGGACTATTGTCAGTTTGGGCTGCACTATACATAGCAAATAAGCTATTCTTTAGTATTAAGAACAAGCAGTTTAACTACTTCGATCCTTTATTGATCATTTTTTTAGCAATGATATTTTTATCTATAGTAGTACATTATGAAACGTATCTTGTAGCAAATATGAAACTTTGGCTTTGGCAAGCAATTTATCTTTTAGTGATTTATCAGATCGGAAAAGAAAGAAACAGAAAAACGTTCGCTATCCTAGAAACAATTTTACTGGTTTCGTGGTTTATCTTAGTTGTGATCGCTATTGCGATGTTTCTTGCCCAATACACCTACTCCGCACCATTAGATAAAATATATAATGGGTTACGTGTTGGTTTTTATGAAAATAGATTATATGGTTTGTTTTCAGATCCAAACTTTGCTGCAACGATTTCTGTTGTATCAATCATTCTATCTGTGCACTTGGTATTAAAAAAAGTTGCAAAAAAGTGGACGATTTTACTAGTTATTAACGTTATTTTACAATGGATTTACGTAGTGTTATCTGGTTCTAGGACAGCATATGTGGAATTATTTGTAGTTGCTTTTGTAGGGATCTTTTTTATAGCCTATAAAAAATGGAGTCCAAAAGGATTTTTTATTGGCGTACTCTATGCGGCATTCTCTAGTGTCATTTTTGTCGTTGGAATATACTTGTTTACAATACTGATCGAAAAAGGAATGCTTTATGCATTAGATTTGTTGAGATCAATGAAATCGCATAATGTTCCCGATGTGACGCTAGATCGACCGGATGTCGAGAATAAATCGGATATTTCAAATAATCGATTTGGCTTATGGAAGAGTTCCTTTGAAATATTCAAATCAAGCATGTGGTTTGGTACGTCACCACGTAATCTAGTGACCTACGCTCAAAATGTTTTACCTAATACATTGATTGCGATTAAACAGCAAACTTCTCACAATTTCTTTTTCTATTTGCTGGCGACAACGGGATTAGCGGGTACGATTCCTTTGACTATGTTTTTGATAAATAAGATATTTAATACTGTTAAAGCCTTATTTACGCCCAAAGTTAATATCTTTGATAATTATTTATTGCGTGATACATTGATCGCGTTGACTATTTTAGTATCTGCATTTTTCTTAACGGAATTGATTCTAGTTAATAAAATTGGCACATTTTTATTTTGGTTTTATTTAGGTTCTGTCTCTAGTGCTATAAATAAAAAAAGTGAGATATAA
- a CDS encoding lipopolysaccharide biosynthesis protein, which translates to MNEKAKSVIKNLYYTVAANFATLGISILLNLFVPKLLGVTEYSYWQLYVFYSSYVGFLHLGWIDGIYLKIGGEEYDQLDKRNLGSQFWYLAIFECIVSSLVIIWSLFFMPSGNKSMILVLTAVVSLVTIAKTFILYIFQSTNRIKEYAQLSRNDRYLYVLLIGAYFLLGGRNFFWLIVMDIISKSIMTIWGMYRIKDMLNLKPISLRKVFPEVLDNINIGSKLMLSSVASMLIIGTIRFFVQKKWSIQTFGKLSFTLSISNMFLTFINAVGVVMFPLLRRTNQQKLPALFVTLRDLFVPITYAILVFYVPAKYVLAMWLPDYAESLKFMGILFPIIIYEGRMSLLINTYLKTLRKEKTILFVNVMTLVLSLVLSIIIIFGLDNLTWAVGLILISLAFRCNLAEFFLCKSMNIRIEKSMIIETTLTVLFILSNVFFGGSFISTAVYVLFYVIYLLINYKKIERSFKEFRGLLKGT; encoded by the coding sequence TTGAATGAGAAAGCCAAATCAGTTATAAAAAATTTATATTACACAGTTGCAGCTAATTTTGCTACGTTGGGTATTTCTATTCTTTTAAATTTATTTGTACCAAAACTACTTGGAGTAACGGAGTATAGCTATTGGCAGTTATATGTATTTTATTCTTCATATGTTGGTTTTCTTCATTTAGGTTGGATTGATGGGATTTATTTAAAAATTGGTGGTGAGGAATACGATCAACTAGACAAAAGAAATTTAGGTTCTCAATTTTGGTATCTAGCGATTTTTGAATGTATTGTATCTTCATTGGTCATTATTTGGTCTTTATTTTTCATGCCATCAGGAAATAAGTCTATGATTTTGGTACTCACAGCAGTTGTTTCACTTGTGACAATAGCGAAAACTTTTATCTTGTATATTTTTCAATCTACCAACCGAATCAAGGAGTATGCGCAACTATCTAGAAATGATCGATATTTATACGTATTGTTGATCGGAGCCTATTTCCTTTTGGGAGGACGCAATTTTTTCTGGCTGATTGTTATGGATATTATTTCTAAATCAATCATGACGATTTGGGGAATGTATCGAATCAAAGATATGTTAAATTTGAAACCAATCAGTTTAAGAAAAGTTTTTCCTGAAGTATTGGATAATATAAATATAGGTAGTAAGTTAATGCTTAGTAGTGTAGCCAGTATGTTAATTATCGGGACAATTCGTTTTTTTGTACAAAAAAAATGGAGTATTCAAACATTTGGTAAATTATCGTTTACTCTTAGCATTTCTAATATGTTCCTAACATTTATAAATGCGGTTGGTGTTGTTATGTTTCCGTTATTAAGAAGAACTAACCAGCAGAAGTTGCCAGCGTTATTTGTTACGTTGAGGGATCTATTTGTACCGATTACTTACGCTATTTTAGTTTTTTATGTTCCTGCTAAGTATGTTTTAGCAATGTGGCTTCCTGATTATGCAGAAAGCCTGAAGTTTATGGGCATATTATTTCCGATTATCATTTACGAAGGTAGAATGTCATTATTGATTAATACCTATTTAAAAACATTACGAAAAGAAAAGACAATTCTGTTTGTAAATGTGATGACTTTGGTGTTGTCATTGGTGTTGTCGATCATTATTATTTTTGGTTTAGATAATTTAACTTGGGCAGTTGGACTTATTTTAATAAGTTTGGCATTTCGTTGTAATCTTGCAGAGTTTTTCTTATGTAAATCAATGAATATCCGTATTGAAAAATCTATGATTATTGAAACTACCTTGACTGTATTGTTTATATTGAGTAATGTATTTTTTGGTGGTAGCTTTATTAGTACTGCTGTTTACGTTTTATTTTACGTAATTTACCTTTTAATCAATTATAAAAAAATAGAAAGAAGTTTTAAAGAGTTTCGTGGATTACTAAAAGGAACATAA
- a CDS encoding LicD family protein: MNDVENTEQIKKIQKINLEMAKYFVSFCEKYQLLCYFCGGGCIGAVRNEGFILWDDDLDFFMPRKDYEKLYDLWTKHADLEKYSILKPSATFIDHNSFTTIRANNTTFIKPYQEHLDIPHGLPIDIFPLDGAPSSTFKRKIQKIWALIYALFCSQVVPEKHGGIMALGSRVLLKLVPTKKGRFIIWSFASKQMSKYDFDSCEHVTELCVGPRYMGNIYKKKDFEKAEYLPFEDTYMPVPIGYDHYLTQVFGNYMELPDEKDRVSHHEAVLIDTEHTYKKYKGTYYCVESLKEEE, from the coding sequence ATGAATGATGTAGAAAATACAGAGCAAATTAAAAAGATTCAAAAAATAAATTTAGAGATGGCTAAATACTTTGTTAGCTTTTGTGAAAAATATCAACTACTTTGTTATTTTTGTGGCGGTGGTTGCATAGGTGCCGTTAGAAATGAAGGGTTCATACTGTGGGATGATGATTTGGATTTTTTTATGCCGCGTAAAGATTATGAAAAGCTGTATGATTTGTGGACAAAGCATGCTGATTTAGAAAAGTATTCTATACTGAAACCTTCTGCAACTTTTATTGACCATAATTCTTTTACGACGATCAGGGCAAATAATACAACTTTTATTAAACCTTATCAAGAACATTTAGATATTCCCCATGGATTGCCTATTGATATTTTTCCTTTAGATGGTGCGCCTAGTTCAACGTTTAAAAGAAAAATTCAAAAAATATGGGCACTTATTTATGCATTGTTTTGTTCCCAAGTTGTTCCAGAAAAACATGGTGGCATAATGGCGTTGGGGAGCAGAGTGTTATTGAAACTCGTTCCTACAAAAAAAGGTCGCTTCATTATTTGGTCATTTGCTAGCAAACAAATGTCTAAATATGATTTTGATTCTTGTGAACATGTGACTGAACTATGCGTAGGACCACGATATATGGGAAATATATACAAGAAAAAAGATTTTGAAAAGGCAGAGTACCTCCCTTTTGAAGATACATATATGCCTGTACCAATTGGCTATGATCATTATTTGACTCAAGTCTTTGGTAACTATATGGAGTTGCCAGATGAAAAAGATCGAGTTTCACATCATGAAGCAGTCTTGATAGACACTGAACATACGTATAAGAAATATAAAGGAACCTATTATTGCGTGGAAAGTTTGAAGGAGGAAGAATAA
- a CDS encoding glycosyltransferase, with the protein MEKKITVSVVMATYNGERNIIEQLDSLKNQTKVIDEVIICDDGSTDRTVEMIQEYIALNHLNNWTMKINKVNKGWRQNFMDLLNEASSEYIFPCDQDDIWYDDKIEKMSTMMSKNPKIAVLVSNYTEIIEEGGHSSKLQPLKTQLNSLYHQIIFVRENVMLKRPGCVYAVRKDFVLNVTDYFNQALNSAHDISLWASALAFDRLYLLDEPTIVFRRHGQSTFKKETITSKKESKYQYRINMLNRYNERLNSLNQYIARENGIENKQKKEEIIKRMMKINTNRANLLEKRSVIKIIFSFGKYGKPFDYFADIYHVFKLRLGKD; encoded by the coding sequence GTGGAAAAAAAGATTACGGTTTCTGTTGTTATGGCCACTTACAATGGCGAGCGAAATATTATTGAACAATTGGACTCTCTTAAAAATCAAACAAAAGTTATCGATGAAGTGATAATTTGCGATGATGGTTCTACAGATCGAACTGTAGAAATGATTCAAGAATATATAGCTTTAAATCATTTGAACAATTGGACAATGAAGATAAATAAAGTCAATAAAGGCTGGCGCCAAAATTTTATGGATTTGCTTAACGAAGCCTCTAGCGAATATATATTTCCGTGTGATCAAGATGATATTTGGTATGATGATAAAATTGAAAAAATGAGTACAATGATGAGTAAAAATCCTAAGATAGCGGTATTAGTTTCTAACTATACTGAAATTATTGAAGAAGGTGGACATTCGTCTAAGTTACAACCTTTGAAAACTCAATTAAATAGTTTATATCATCAAATTATTTTTGTTAGAGAGAATGTTATGTTAAAAAGACCAGGTTGCGTATATGCAGTTAGAAAAGATTTTGTCTTAAACGTAACTGATTATTTCAATCAAGCATTGAATTCTGCTCACGATATTTCATTATGGGCCAGTGCTCTTGCTTTTGACCGTTTATATTTACTAGATGAGCCAACTATTGTTTTTAGAAGACACGGACAAAGTACATTTAAAAAAGAAACAATTACATCAAAAAAAGAAAGTAAGTATCAATATAGAATTAACATGTTGAATCGATATAATGAACGATTAAATTCGTTGAATCAATATATCGCTAGAGAAAATGGAATAGAAAATAAGCAAAAAAAAGAAGAAATAATTAAGCGAATGATGAAAATTAATACCAATAGAGCAAACCTTCTTGAAAAAAGAAGCGTTATAAAAATTATTTTTTCTTTTGGCAAGTATGGAAAGCCTTTTGATTATTTTGCAGATATTTATCATGTATTTAAATTAAGGCTTGGAAAAGATTGA